Proteins from one Haloarcula marismortui ATCC 43049 genomic window:
- a CDS encoding IS5-like element ISHma10 family transposase, translated as MKRESNVMHNTLFRFVKQVASLAQKLTDAALMELSDPAGNGFAGWKHAVLLYLREHMSAEYEEIIDWAEEMERVRAVLNLQRGEFPAPSTLCKAFKRASITVWRQLLRRSAELLDQNGHAAIDATYFDRQQASSHYLRRIDRSVKTIQTTFLVDTAEGAILDLHCSTKWPDETKIGPKVALRNAGDLRSLAADKGYDDMSFREELRNAGICPLIKHRVFAPYDHAHNARIDDELYGQRSQTESVNSSIKRSHGSAVRARDWFRQFREITLIAGVYNVEQAIER; from the coding sequence ATGAAGCGGGAGAGTAATGTTATGCACAACACCCTCTTCCGCTTCGTGAAGCAAGTGGCTTCACTCGCTCAAAAGCTTACTGACGCTGCGCTGATGGAACTGAGTGATCCAGCCGGCAACGGGTTTGCCGGCTGGAAGCACGCAGTCTTGCTCTATCTGCGCGAACACATGAGCGCGGAGTACGAGGAAATCATCGACTGGGCCGAAGAGATGGAACGTGTTCGAGCGGTATTGAATCTTCAACGCGGGGAGTTTCCCGCGCCTTCGACGCTGTGTAAGGCGTTCAAACGGGCATCGATAACTGTCTGGCGACAGCTGCTCCGCCGGTCGGCGGAGCTGCTGGACCAGAATGGTCACGCCGCAATTGATGCCACCTACTTCGACCGTCAGCAGGCATCGTCTCACTACTTGCGACGGATTGATCGTTCCGTCAAAACGATCCAGACGACGTTTCTCGTAGATACAGCTGAGGGAGCAATTCTTGACTTACACTGCAGCACGAAGTGGCCTGACGAAACCAAGATCGGCCCGAAGGTCGCCCTGCGGAACGCGGGCGACCTTCGAAGCTTGGCCGCTGACAAAGGCTATGATGACATGAGCTTCCGTGAGGAGCTTCGAAACGCCGGGATTTGTCCGCTGATCAAGCACCGTGTTTTCGCTCCTTACGATCACGCACACAACGCCCGAATAGACGACGAGCTCTATGGTCAGCGATCACAGACTGAGTCCGTCAACTCCTCAATCAAGCGCTCGCACGGCTCCGCCGTCCGAGCGCGTGACTGGTTCCGCCAGTTCCGGGAGATAACGCTCATAGCCGGCGTTTATAACGTGGAGCAGGCAATTGAACGCTGA
- a CDS encoding radical SAM domain-containing protein, translating into MTRWQALDELQQAGVSVFVSMSPTYPTMGEDDFHELLSYFRALGEVVVFHEPINPRGANFQQCLTAAKEAGYDDVVTELQQMQDSHQYWVEYALEQLNTVQQVATRFDGLEIHSWPDDELVRSTSGQLRSKLTAMQQAVSPESFSGKQTGTSAAQSGLTGQKGALDQLL; encoded by the coding sequence ATGACTCGCTGGCAGGCGTTAGACGAACTCCAGCAGGCCGGTGTGTCGGTGTTCGTCTCGATGTCACCCACATACCCGACGATGGGCGAAGACGACTTTCACGAGCTACTCAGCTACTTTAGAGCGCTCGGCGAGGTTGTCGTCTTCCACGAACCAATCAATCCCCGTGGCGCGAATTTCCAGCAGTGTCTCACCGCCGCCAAAGAAGCCGGCTACGACGACGTTGTCACCGAACTCCAGCAGATGCAGGACAGCCACCAGTACTGGGTCGAGTACGCCCTCGAACAACTCAACACGGTTCAGCAAGTCGCAACGCGCTTTGACGGGCTCGAAATCCATTCCTGGCCAGACGATGAGTTGGTGCGCTCGACGAGCGGCCAGCTGCGGTCGAAGCTCACAGCAATGCAACAGGCCGTCTCACCGGAGTCGTTCTCCGGGAAGCAAACAGGTACGTCAGCGGCACAGTCCGGACTGACTGGACAAAAAGGCGCGTTAGACCAGTTGCTCTAA
- a CDS encoding type II toxin-antitoxin system antitoxin SocA domain-containing protein has protein sequence MPPIDSIDRRTDVAFLLFQYAETIEGVTKLQKLLFLIEQETEFFEAYQEDIAFEFAPYKMGPFSEYVYEEIEFLLSLNAIESEPLDRAISNDNNATLAEKRFSITPKGQKIASELEKQLEAKYRQELRTVVDTYNRMALTRLLEYVYREYPSFAAESEILDELDVESGPV, from the coding sequence GTGCCCCCAATCGACTCTATTGACCGGCGAACGGATGTTGCCTTCCTTCTCTTTCAATACGCCGAGACGATCGAGGGGGTCACCAAACTACAGAAGCTACTGTTCCTCATTGAGCAAGAGACTGAATTTTTTGAGGCGTATCAGGAAGACATCGCGTTCGAATTCGCACCGTACAAAATGGGGCCGTTTTCTGAGTACGTCTACGAAGAGATAGAGTTCCTTCTCTCATTGAATGCTATCGAGTCAGAACCACTTGATCGAGCGATCTCGAACGACAATAACGCGACTCTTGCTGAGAAGCGGTTCTCAATTACACCGAAAGGACAGAAAATTGCGAGTGAACTGGAGAAGCAACTTGAAGCTAAATATCGTCAGGAACTTCGGACAGTAGTTGACACCTATAATCGAATGGCACTGACCAGACTTCTTGAATATGTCTATCGGGAATATCCGAGCTTTGCTGCTGAATCAGAGATTCTTGACGAACTGGATGTAGAGTCAGGGCCGGTGTAA
- a CDS encoding HNH endonuclease, producing the protein MKSGEECPTCGEIYADDHGMKVHHKLTHGESLAKETLACEQCGEEFSEFQSRIERGKGVYCSKECKYSQGQIKTECDWCGESVTKNKNRAERYSNHYCSKSCYQKHYTERVSETSEHPSYQGGPETVECDNCSKELELYCHRFTDHNFCSIECRTELFQGETHPDFEHGGSRYYGSDWASYRIDALLEWEGRCASCGLTEPTHIRTYGKSLDIHHEPPVEEFDDIETAHEEAELQPVCVKCHSKVENREVA; encoded by the coding sequence ATGAAATCTGGGGAAGAATGCCCAACCTGTGGTGAGATTTATGCCGATGACCACGGGATGAAAGTCCATCATAAGCTGACTCACGGCGAGTCTTTGGCGAAAGAGACACTGGCTTGTGAGCAGTGCGGCGAAGAGTTCAGCGAGTTCCAATCGAGAATAGAGCGTGGAAAAGGGGTGTATTGTTCTAAGGAATGCAAGTACAGTCAGGGACAAATCAAGACTGAATGCGACTGGTGTGGCGAGTCAGTTACTAAAAACAAAAACAGAGCAGAACGGTATTCGAATCACTACTGCTCAAAGAGCTGCTACCAGAAACACTATACTGAGAGGGTTAGCGAGACATCTGAACATCCATCATATCAGGGCGGGCCAGAAACAGTAGAATGCGATAACTGCAGCAAAGAGTTGGAATTGTACTGCCACCGATTCACAGACCACAATTTCTGCTCAATCGAGTGCCGAACTGAACTATTCCAAGGAGAGACACACCCAGATTTCGAACACGGTGGTAGTAGATACTACGGCTCAGATTGGGCATCCTACCGGATAGATGCATTACTGGAATGGGAAGGGCGCTGCGCCAGTTGCGGGCTCACTGAACCAACTCATATCAGAACATACGGAAAGAGTCTCGACATCCATCATGAGCCACCAGTAGAGGAATTTGATGATATAGAGACAGCGCACGAAGAGGCTGAACTACAACCTGTTTGTGTTAAATGCCACAGTAAGGTAGAAAACAGAGAGGTGGCATGA
- a CDS encoding ParA family protein, with amino-acid sequence MMTSSEIKRIATYVEKGGVGKTTSAAHIAVAAHNRGHEVLLVDLAGTQNDLATHFGLSIVDEEATDDGVSIDAPISAVFGDDWAFLRDNIDDLLDRMTFPTDEGPDLIPADPGLGGADNNLANVPLEERYQKLDGFVEDLVADKYDLVIFDLPGKEDNIALNGLFAARNVVAPLKPGAFERDQLQKLDATLEEISADLDVDLGLALIIPTIISSQETLSESFVEYVTEEYPEIVGEPVTKTADIGNNQNAGRTLFAVPDDELYATGKRAREAYSANTEQLLSRLTDR; translated from the coding sequence ATGATGACCAGCTCAGAAATCAAGAGGATAGCTACTTATGTCGAAAAGGGAGGCGTCGGGAAGACAACCAGCGCCGCCCACATCGCTGTCGCTGCACACAACAGGGGTCACGAGGTGCTCTTGGTCGACCTCGCCGGAACGCAGAACGACCTCGCGACACACTTCGGGCTCTCCATCGTCGACGAAGAGGCAACCGACGACGGGGTCTCAATCGACGCTCCGATTTCAGCTGTCTTCGGTGATGACTGGGCGTTCCTCCGAGACAACATCGATGACCTGCTGGACCGGATGACATTCCCGACCGACGAGGGCCCGGACCTCATCCCAGCTGACCCGGGTCTGGGTGGCGCGGACAACAACCTCGCGAACGTCCCACTCGAAGAGCGCTACCAGAAACTCGATGGGTTCGTCGAGGATCTCGTCGCCGACAAGTACGACCTCGTCATCTTCGACCTCCCGGGCAAAGAGGACAACATCGCACTCAACGGTCTCTTCGCTGCCCGGAATGTCGTCGCCCCACTGAAGCCTGGTGCCTTCGAGCGTGACCAGCTACAGAAGCTGGATGCGACGCTGGAGGAAATCAGTGCTGACCTTGATGTCGACCTCGGCCTGGCGTTGATCATCCCGACGATAATCAGTAGCCAGGAGACCCTCTCAGAGTCGTTCGTCGAGTATGTGACAGAGGAGTATCCGGAAATCGTCGGCGAACCAGTCACGAAGACCGCCGACATAGGGAATAACCAGAACGCGGGCCGGACGCTCTTCGCCGTCCCTGACGACGAACTCTATGCGACCGGGAAGCGAGCCCGTGAGGCGTACAGTGCGAACACTGAGCAACTGCTGAGCAGACTCACAGACCGATGA
- a CDS encoding DUF7504 family protein, whose translation MVHQWQCRECKFTVWSSKQSELVDAVKSHLLSHYKHTVESDEFSLRWDCPYCNQTSQSYDADEGLAKFKNHLFKHVSALIDSGVHVADRIDRVGNILILSPLETAGADNARVHFTSPADVAVFVTNNPAERVRFLDNALQSWPAWTTILTTKAQPFADVTDIDLEAAPLDIAILDKGVSMTELGETLVRVLDEQQTSNSRLTVGFDILSELLRLFDTETAFKFVHVLNSRLANMDALTHYYLNPNAQPESEINVLKELFDLQIRAKGSRFRTV comes from the coding sequence ATGGTCCATCAGTGGCAGTGTCGGGAGTGTAAGTTCACAGTCTGGTCGTCGAAGCAGTCAGAACTCGTAGATGCAGTAAAATCCCACTTACTCTCCCATTACAAACACACCGTTGAATCGGACGAGTTCAGCCTCAGGTGGGACTGCCCGTACTGCAACCAGACCAGTCAGAGCTACGACGCCGACGAGGGGCTTGCCAAATTCAAAAATCACCTGTTCAAACACGTCTCCGCACTCATCGACTCTGGTGTTCATGTGGCCGACCGGATTGATCGGGTCGGTAATATCCTGATTCTCTCACCACTAGAAACTGCAGGCGCCGACAACGCCCGCGTGCATTTCACATCGCCGGCAGACGTCGCAGTTTTTGTCACTAATAACCCAGCAGAGCGCGTTCGATTTCTTGACAACGCGCTTCAATCCTGGCCAGCCTGGACGACGATCCTCACGACCAAAGCACAGCCGTTTGCCGATGTTACGGATATTGATCTGGAGGCGGCTCCACTTGACATCGCTATCTTGGATAAGGGAGTAAGCATGACCGAACTTGGTGAGACGCTCGTTCGTGTCTTGGACGAACAACAAACAAGCAACTCGCGACTAACCGTTGGATTTGATATTCTCAGCGAACTACTTCGTTTATTCGACACTGAGACGGCATTCAAGTTCGTTCACGTCTTAAACTCTCGGCTGGCAAACATGGATGCGCTCACCCACTATTACCTGAATCCGAACGCACAGCCCGAATCAGAAATCAACGTACTCAAGGAACTGTTCGACCTGCAGATTCGGGCAAAGGGTTCACGGTTTAGGACCGTATAA
- a CDS encoding HEAT repeat domain-containing protein, producing MFNDEPGDNETFLYKLERESEVQKLIAHLKRSRKNYVRRRAATMLGNIAEISNPNERRQAVKALVSAVKSDEDDSVRAAATDALYQRGEDAFDYLVAELAEMGGSEATERTATTLLTEWLSADHLEFRMVAATALGERGATAAVPDLVRALTDPAPRVRTRAAQACGRLSDPRVVPPLSERLSDGRQQVREAAANALGAIGTDRALAELVPVTQADEEGLRLIAVDELGQFGSVKPVVVLVDALDDDSTTVQRAAMLSLLELLTTASTEELELIRGTVVDELARADVQATVPALLDIAADGTRRRYRQTAIWLLSRITGDRYRSEVIDCLLSTLDKPDEETAQLAEAVLPELRSPELEKRLRVYLSRERGSEEARSRAQAVLDEICDGSSGELVTTGVDYTYVDSPADYTNQHSSRD from the coding sequence GTGTTCAACGACGAACCGGGTGATAACGAGACGTTCCTATATAAACTCGAACGGGAATCAGAAGTTCAGAAGCTTATCGCACACCTAAAACGGAGTAGGAAGAACTACGTTCGACGACGAGCGGCCACAATGCTGGGGAACATTGCAGAAATCTCGAACCCCAACGAGCGACGGCAGGCTGTCAAAGCACTGGTCAGCGCTGTTAAATCGGATGAGGACGACAGCGTTCGCGCGGCTGCGACCGACGCGTTGTATCAGCGTGGCGAGGACGCGTTCGACTATCTGGTCGCAGAACTCGCTGAGATGGGAGGCTCAGAGGCAACTGAGCGAACCGCGACAACACTGCTAACCGAGTGGCTCTCAGCTGACCACCTTGAGTTCCGGATGGTCGCGGCGACGGCACTTGGCGAACGTGGTGCGACGGCGGCTGTCCCGGACCTGGTTAGGGCGTTAACTGACCCGGCCCCTCGCGTTCGAACCCGGGCTGCGCAGGCGTGTGGGCGACTGTCAGATCCGCGAGTCGTCCCACCACTAAGTGAGCGCCTTTCAGATGGTCGACAGCAAGTGCGGGAAGCTGCCGCTAACGCACTGGGGGCCATCGGCACGGACCGCGCGCTTGCAGAGTTGGTTCCCGTAACCCAGGCAGACGAGGAGGGGCTTCGGCTCATTGCGGTCGATGAACTCGGACAGTTTGGGTCGGTAAAACCTGTCGTGGTCCTTGTTGATGCCCTTGATGACGACTCAACGACGGTCCAGCGGGCAGCGATGCTCTCCCTGTTGGAGTTACTCACGACGGCCTCCACAGAGGAACTCGAACTCATTCGCGGGACCGTTGTCGACGAACTGGCTCGAGCAGATGTCCAGGCAACAGTGCCGGCGCTACTTGATATCGCTGCAGACGGGACACGGCGGCGGTACCGGCAGACAGCGATTTGGTTGTTGAGCCGCATTACTGGTGACCGATATCGATCCGAAGTGATTGACTGCCTGCTCTCGACTCTAGACAAGCCCGACGAGGAAACCGCACAGCTAGCCGAAGCAGTGCTCCCAGAGCTACGGAGTCCCGAGTTAGAGAAGCGCCTTCGGGTGTATCTTAGCCGTGAACGTGGATCCGAAGAGGCACGGAGCCGCGCTCAAGCAGTTCTTGATGAGATATGCGACGGCTCCTCGGGAGAACTTGTGACAACGGGTGTCGACTATACATATGTCGACAGTCCGGCCGACTACACGAACCAGCACAGTTCGCGTGACTGA
- a CDS encoding response regulator codes for MSSSVQEAIQVLHVDDEPDFQDLTVEFLEREDEQFSVVVASGATEALEIIDNDKPDCVISDFDMPRVDGLEFLRMIRIKYPQLPVVFFTSQDRETIIGSAIAVGPTGYVKKEATAEQYEFLAEQIRSTM; via the coding sequence ATGTCGAGTAGTGTTCAAGAGGCAATCCAAGTCCTCCATGTTGATGATGAACCGGACTTTCAGGACCTCACTGTGGAATTTCTTGAACGCGAAGACGAGCAGTTCAGTGTCGTCGTAGCTTCTGGTGCCACCGAGGCTCTAGAAATAATCGACAACGACAAGCCAGACTGTGTCATTTCAGACTTCGATATGCCCAGAGTAGATGGACTTGAATTTCTACGGATGATTCGGATAAAGTATCCACAACTCCCGGTTGTTTTCTTCACTTCGCAGGACCGTGAGACGATTATTGGTAGTGCTATCGCCGTCGGTCCCACAGGCTATGTAAAAAAGGAGGCAACTGCTGAACAGTACGAATTTCTAGCCGAACAGATTCGCAGTACGATGTAG
- a CDS encoding site-specific integrase, producing MRIEATEGNEYKVWLNDAEIEDLRRATNSQRDDLIIQIGAFVGLRAFEIPQVRPVDVKQTESGQYRLRIQAGKDTSGNGGKPRDAFLPADVERDLQRFQNEHNIAPKDPFIDLKQPGVRAVVRRTAARAAEATGDDDFEKVSTHDLRRRFAQRLLVDEQMNPRVVMAVGGWDSFAAIEPYLNAPSEDVIDEAFQEVESL from the coding sequence ATGCGAATTGAAGCGACCGAGGGCAACGAGTACAAAGTATGGTTGAACGACGCTGAAATCGAGGACCTCCGGCGGGCCACTAACAGTCAGCGTGACGACCTCATTATTCAGATCGGTGCGTTCGTTGGCCTGCGTGCCTTCGAGATACCACAGGTTCGGCCCGTCGACGTCAAGCAGACCGAGAGTGGACAGTACCGGCTCCGTATCCAGGCCGGGAAAGATACCAGCGGCAACGGTGGGAAGCCTCGCGATGCCTTCCTCCCCGCCGACGTCGAGCGCGACCTCCAGCGCTTCCAGAACGAGCACAACATCGCGCCGAAAGACCCCTTTATCGATCTGAAGCAACCGGGTGTCCGTGCTGTGGTTCGACGGACAGCTGCACGGGCGGCTGAGGCGACCGGCGACGACGACTTTGAGAAGGTGAGTACGCACGATCTCCGTCGACGGTTCGCCCAACGACTTCTCGTCGACGAGCAGATGAACCCGCGTGTGGTGATGGCCGTCGGTGGCTGGGATTCCTTCGCTGCGATTGAACCATATCTGAACGCCCCCAGCGAGGACGTCATCGACGAAGCCTTCCAGGAGGTCGAGTCTCTATGA
- a CDS encoding transcriptional regulator, which translates to MPTLKVTIGERDRLDRRTRSRIKAAQEGDNFEDVQPRLNFESYDQLNRLLSPKNLELLEAISEHEPASIREAADLVDCDYKQVHRNLSELADIGVLEFEGGGSGKAKTPKLVYDGLEVDIPFTGSNGTTSTAAP; encoded by the coding sequence ATGCCCACGCTCAAAGTCACCATCGGCGAACGCGACCGTCTCGATCGGCGAACCCGCAGTCGTATCAAAGCCGCACAGGAAGGCGACAACTTCGAGGACGTCCAACCGAGACTGAATTTCGAATCATACGACCAACTCAATCGCCTCCTCAGCCCGAAGAACCTGGAATTGTTAGAGGCAATCTCTGAACACGAACCCGCGAGTATTCGCGAGGCCGCTGATCTGGTAGACTGCGACTACAAGCAAGTTCACCGGAATCTCTCCGAACTGGCAGATATTGGTGTCCTCGAGTTCGAAGGCGGCGGATCGGGGAAGGCGAAGACGCCAAAATTGGTCTACGATGGCCTTGAGGTCGATATCCCGTTTACTGGTTCGAACGGAACCACTAGTACTGCTGCGCCATAG
- a CDS encoding helix-turn-helix transcriptional regulator has product MSESRLSDGEGAGALEEWVALTATERRILAEISKMEQEDWAMWGGAVIDAVGEQHLSVSDKQVYRVLSKLVDRGWLVDLIPDKRTSRYALTPTGRDVLEAGHAELTAAVDELPDELLSERRE; this is encoded by the coding sequence ATGAGTGAGTCACGACTGAGCGACGGCGAGGGCGCTGGGGCGCTGGAGGAGTGGGTCGCACTGACGGCAACTGAGCGACGTATCCTCGCCGAGATCAGTAAGATGGAACAGGAGGACTGGGCGATGTGGGGCGGAGCAGTGATTGATGCGGTGGGCGAACAGCACCTCTCGGTGTCAGACAAACAGGTGTATCGCGTCCTTAGCAAGCTGGTTGACCGGGGGTGGCTGGTCGATTTGATACCGGACAAGCGGACGAGCCGATACGCACTCACGCCAACTGGGCGAGATGTGCTTGAGGCAGGCCATGCAGAGCTGACAGCAGCTGTCGACGAACTCCCGGATGAACTGCTGAGTGAGCGTCGGGAGTAG
- a CDS encoding DUF7563 family protein, which yields MVTSVSCLNCGEPVDAQYARVFGNDDDEVHACRNCATQGAIANGAAVDADRDGTPLVHRPDVDEPVEAVFHEAESEEDSEDYVTLEELREQPTTTQTGSSTDHHDDEAFAALIAE from the coding sequence ATGGTGACCTCCGTCTCCTGCCTGAATTGTGGCGAACCGGTTGATGCACAGTACGCACGTGTGTTTGGGAACGATGATGACGAGGTCCATGCCTGCCGGAACTGTGCGACGCAAGGCGCTATCGCGAACGGCGCCGCCGTCGACGCCGATCGAGATGGGACGCCGCTGGTGCACCGTCCCGACGTCGACGAGCCCGTTGAGGCTGTCTTCCACGAGGCAGAATCCGAGGAAGACTCCGAGGACTACGTCACGCTCGAGGAACTCCGCGAACAGCCGACCACCACACAGACTGGGTCAAGCACCGACCATCACGACGACGAGGCGTTTGCTGCCCTGATCGCTGAATAG
- a CDS encoding IS4-like element ISHma1 family transposase produces MRRLTTLFPSEFLEEHAEELGVVEREGKLQIPVLVWALVFGFAAGESRTLAGFRRCYNATADEPISSGGFYHRLTPTLAEYLRDLVEAALDEVAVPDAVDADIDRFRDVMIADGTVLRLHEFLSDEFQARHEEQAGAKLHLLHNATDQTIERIDVTDEKTHDSALFKTGSWLQGRLVLFDRAYFKYRRFALIDENDGYFVSRLKQNANPVITAELREWRGRAIPLEGKQIHDVVNDLSRKYIDVEVEAEFKRGQYEGTRSLDTKRFRVVGVRNEDADDYHLYITNLPREEFLPADLATLYRCRWEVETLFRELKTQYELDEFDTNNPDVVKILLYAALLSLLVSRELLDLVTEQADDEIVFPPERWAATFRSHAQLILHELGEYLGYSPPPLLERLIEDAQKIHQQRPILQETLATATQPRCES; encoded by the coding sequence ATGCGTCGGCTCACTACACTGTTTCCCTCCGAGTTCCTCGAAGAGCACGCCGAGGAACTCGGCGTGGTCGAGCGAGAGGGCAAGCTTCAGATTCCTGTCCTCGTGTGGGCGCTCGTGTTCGGCTTCGCCGCAGGCGAGAGCCGAACACTCGCTGGGTTTAGACGCTGCTACAACGCTACAGCTGACGAACCGATCTCTTCTGGCGGTTTCTATCACCGGTTGACGCCTACTCTTGCAGAGTATCTCCGCGACCTCGTCGAGGCCGCGCTCGACGAGGTCGCTGTCCCTGATGCTGTTGACGCTGATATCGACCGATTCAGGGACGTGATGATCGCTGATGGAACCGTGTTGCGGTTGCACGAGTTCCTCTCTGATGAGTTTCAAGCCCGCCACGAGGAGCAGGCTGGAGCGAAGCTCCACCTGCTCCACAACGCCACCGACCAGACGATTGAACGGATCGATGTGACTGATGAGAAAACGCACGACAGCGCGCTGTTCAAGACGGGATCGTGGCTGCAAGGACGACTGGTTCTATTTGATCGGGCGTACTTCAAATACCGCCGCTTTGCGTTGATCGACGAGAACGACGGCTACTTTGTGAGTCGGCTGAAGCAGAACGCAAATCCGGTGATAACGGCGGAATTACGGGAATGGCGCGGCCGCGCCATTCCCTTGGAGGGCAAGCAGATCCACGACGTGGTCAATGATCTCTCGCGGAAGTACATCGACGTAGAGGTGGAAGCAGAATTCAAGCGCGGCCAGTACGAGGGAACTCGGTCGCTGGACACGAAGCGGTTTCGCGTCGTCGGCGTCCGCAACGAGGACGCCGACGACTACCACCTGTACATCACGAATCTGCCGAGAGAGGAGTTTCTCCCGGCGGATCTAGCGACGCTGTATCGGTGTCGATGGGAGGTAGAAACGTTGTTCCGTGAGTTGAAAACGCAGTACGAACTGGACGAATTCGACACGAACAACCCTGATGTCGTGAAAATTCTACTATACGCTGCGTTGCTGTCACTGCTGGTGAGCCGAGAGTTGTTGGATCTGGTCACCGAGCAGGCCGACGATGAGATCGTGTTTCCGCCGGAACGCTGGGCGGCGACCTTCCGGTCGCACGCCCAGCTCATCCTCCACGAACTCGGTGAGTACCTCGGCTACTCGCCACCGCCGTTGCTGGAGCGGCTGATCGAGGATGCTCAGAAGATCCACCAACAACGACCGATCTTACAAGAGACGCTCGCTACCGCTACACAACCGAGGTGTGAGTCTTAG
- a CDS encoding type IV pilin, with product MVAIAVILAATIATFVLGFAEDVDNPAPSVGQTSGEFVAGGDRDQQVVRITHVAGDSVAVENIEIIVRASGPGVDTEARLVDLPSTASSKLLNENIDGNDDLIDQRSGSTKLIADDGTDVWSAGETIEFRVNSGTADFRDGETPAANELEVDIVYVDSESSATLFEETFRP from the coding sequence ATGGTCGCAATTGCAGTCATACTAGCCGCAACGATTGCCACGTTCGTACTTGGATTCGCAGAGGATGTCGATAATCCTGCGCCATCGGTCGGTCAGACAAGTGGTGAATTTGTTGCTGGCGGCGATCGTGACCAGCAGGTTGTTCGGATCACACACGTTGCCGGTGACAGCGTGGCCGTCGAGAACATCGAGATCATTGTTCGTGCGTCTGGCCCTGGTGTGGATACCGAGGCGCGGTTAGTGGATCTGCCGAGTACAGCTTCATCCAAGCTGTTGAATGAGAATATCGATGGAAACGATGACTTGATCGATCAGAGGTCGGGATCAACCAAGCTCATCGCTGATGATGGGACGGATGTCTGGTCGGCAGGAGAAACGATTGAATTCCGGGTGAATAGCGGGACAGCTGATTTCCGTGACGGTGAGACACCAGCAGCCAACGAGCTTGAAGTCGATATCGTCTATGTAGATAGCGAATCAAGCGCCACTCTGTTTGAGGAAACGTTTCGCCCATAA